In Oryza sativa Japonica Group chromosome 2, ASM3414082v1, the following are encoded in one genomic region:
- the LOC4330360 gene encoding BOI-related E3 ubiquitin-protein ligase 1 has translation MAVQAQYPSSLLFHDRGEPERTKEMDLPRPQMFAGVSPEVYFPSGGASGINRRNKRSREAIAMAPPPAKEELVNLFTLQPQQSTSFVNMAQLHNRVSASPSRAPAALVSTGLRLALDEQQQQQQQQQESKRLKALCYSSSPMPFVSFSDELAGQMKRQDEELDRFIKEQGEQLRRAMADRVRRHNRALLVAAERSAARRLREKALEAEREARRGAELEERLARLRSEAAAWQAKALSEQAAAVSLHAQLQQAAAAARASGDELRGGEAGPAESSSSAYVDPRRSGSDRACLTCRLRPATVVLLPCRHLSLCGDCFAAGDVDVAMACPVCHCVRTGGVEAILC, from the exons ATGGCGGTACAGGCCCAGTACCCTTCCAGTCTCCTCTTCCACGATAG AGGTGAGCCGGAGAGGACGAAGGAGATGGACCTGCCCAGGCCGCAGATGTTCGCCGGAGTCTCGCCGGAGGTGTACTTTCCCagcggaggag CGAGTGGGATTAATCGGAGGAATAAGCGCTCGAGGGAGGCCAttgccatggcgccgccgccggccaaggAGGAGTTGGTCAATCTGTTCACGCTCCAGCCGCAGCAGTCTACGTCGTTTGTCAACATGGCGCAGCTCCACAACAGGGTATCGGCGTCGCCGTCCCGCGCGCCGGCGGCACTCGTGTCCACTGGCCTTCGCCTGGCATTggatgagcagcagcagcagcagcagcaacaacaagagAGCAAACGCCTGAAAGCCTTGTGCTACTCGTCGTCGCCCATGCCGTTCGTCTCGTTCTCCGACGAGCTTGCCGGACAGATGAAGCGGCAAGATGAGGAGCTCGACCGATTCATCAAAGAGCAG GGCGAGCAGCTCAGGCGGGCGATGGCCGATCGGGTGCGGCGCCATAACAGGGCGCTGCTTGTCGCGGCAGAGCGATCCGCGGCGCGCCGGCTCAGGGAGAAGGCGTTGGAGGCGGAGCgcgaggcgcggcgcggcgcggaacTCGAGGAGCGGCTGGCGCGCCTCcgcagcgaggcggcggcgtggcaggcGAAGGCCCTCTCGGAgcaggccgccgccgtgtccctCCACGCGCAGCTCCAgcaggccgcggccgcggcgcgggcGTCCGGCGATGAGCTccgtggcggcgaggcgggcccGGCGGAGTCGTCCTCGTCGGCGTACGTGGACCCGCGCCGCAGCGGGTCTGACCGCGCCTGCCTCACCTGCCGCCTGAGGCCGGCCACCGTGGTGCTCCTCCCCTGCAGGCACCTCAGCCTCTGCGGCGAttgcttcgccgccggcgacgtggacgTGGCCATGGCGTGCCCCGTCTGCCATTGCGTCCGGACAGGGGGCGTGGAGGCCATCCTCTGTTGA